A segment of the Leptospira barantonii genome:
TTCGAAACGAATTTATAAGGGATTTAAGTCCTTAGAGAACTGGGATAAGTTCCATTTTATTTTTTCCGCGGTTTCGTTTTTGGGCGCGTTGATCATCGGGATTTATCTTTTGAATCATTTCGAGTTTAGTTTATTCTGATATACATATATAGTCTTTGGGGTTGTAATGAAAAAATATGAAGCGGTTGTGATTGGTACCGGTTTCGGCGGAGCCGTAAACGGTTGTAGATTAAGTAAAAAGTGGCCGGGACAGGTTTTGATTCTGGAACGGGGAAAACGTTATCCAAAGGGTTCTTTCCCGCGTTCTCCGCACGATATGTCCAAAAACTTTTGGAATGTTCCCGAAGAAAACAGCTCCAGGGTTCGTCCTAAAAAGTTGTCCAGGTTGAATCAAACCGGGTTATTCGACATTCGAAACTACAAACACATGGACGTTGTGATCTCCGCGGGTTTAGGCGGGGGATCCTTGATTTACGCGAACGTATTTCTTGAACCGCCCGATCATATCTTCGACGAACGTTGGCCCGCGAACGTAAAAAAGAAAAGCCTTACATCGTATTACAAAATCGTAAAAGAGGTTTTGGGTTCCAGACCGATTCCGATCAACGACGATCCGCGTAGAAAAATCGTACGCACCGAACTCTATCAAAAGTTCGCGAAGTCCGCGGGAAGAGAATCCAAACTCGCCGACATCAACGTATTCTTCGGAAACGATTTTAAAAAACCGACAGAGATCGGACTTCAGGAAAAAAATCGTTACGGCGCGGTTCAAACATCCTGCGTTTATTGCGCGGAATGTGATATAGGATGTAACACACATTCCAAAAACACGTTGGATCTGAATTATCTATTCGTTGCGGAGAATAAATACAAAGCCGACGTTCGAACCGAACACCTCGTTCATAAGATCGTGCCACTCGGACCGGACGGAAACGACAATCCTTCCGCACACGGAGAAAACGGATACAGGGTTTATTACAGAGACTTCGGAGGAAAGACAAGGGAACTCACTTCGGTCGTTACAAAACGAGTTGTGGTCTCCGCGGGCACGTTAGGAAGTACCGAACTTCTTTTGAGATGTAAGGAAGAATTTAAAACACTTCCGGATATTTCCGATCATCTCGGACTTCAATTCTCGGGTAACGGTGACTTCTTATCCTTTGCGGTGAAAGGAAAAGAACCTGCGAATCCGAACTATGGTCCTGTTATCACTCAATACACGGATTATAATTTATTCAAGAGTTACGATCCTAAAAAAGCGTTCGTACTTCAGGATGCGAGTTATCCGGTTTTCGCTTCTTACTTTGCGGAAGCCGCGATTCCTTGGTTTTTAAGAATCGGATTTTTCTTTCACATGATCGGAGAGCTGTTCAAACGATTTTTGAGCGGAAAAATTTTCGGGAAAGTGGGTTATCTATTGAGCGAACTGATGAAGGGAGATTTGTCCTATACATCTGCGGTTTTGCTTTGTATGGGAATCGATCGCGCAGACGGAAGAATGGTATGGGATCGAAAAAGAGGATTTCAAGTTCAATGGCCGCAAAAGAACAGTATGTCGCTTTATCAGGCGATTCTCGGAGTGATGAAGGACTTCGCTTCGTTTATCAAAGCGGATTCTTACTTTCCTCTTCCCACTTGGGCTTGGCCGATTCGAAACAACGTCTCCGTACACCCGTTAGGCGGTTGTATACTCGGTAATTCAAAAGTAAACGCGGTAACTTCTGCGGATTCCAAGACATTCGGTCAGGTTTTTTCGTATCAAGGATTGTATGTTGCGGACGGAAGTTTATCTCCGACCGCGATTGGCGCCAATCCTTCGATGACAATCGCCGCTCTTTCCGAAAGAGTTGCGGAGGGGATTACGGGAATTAAGCCGACAGCGAAACTTTAATAAAAAAATCATAATTCTGCAGGCGCTGAAACAATGTGGAGAATTTTTAGCCAAAAATATTCGTCTAACAGGCTTGCAGAATTAAATACACAAAAATAACATTCGTTTTTAGGATTAATATGAATAGCGCAACGGAATCCACCAAAGACACACTGGAACTGATCAGACCTTATCTCCCCTCCGCGATCGTTCGGAGGTTGGCGGATTCCAACGAATCGAAACTGCAACGATCCCAATCGTTTCACGGCGCGGTTTTATTCTTCGACGTTGTCGGATTCACTCCCACCACACTCGCGTTAGCCGCAAAAGGAACCCGAGGTATAGACGCGTTACAAACCGTTCTTTCCAATTACTACACCGCTTTGTTAAAACATCTCAACGAATGGGGAGGAGCCGTTTATCAATTTGCAGGCGACTCCGTTCTTGTAAGTTTTGAAAAAAAGGAAGAAGAATCGGACGCGGAAGCGGCACATCGAGTCGCAACCTGTGCATTAGGAATTTTTAATTCGATTTCGGAATACAGCTCCAACGAACTTTTGGGGGAAACCGTAAATCTTCCCGCGCGTGTGGGACTTGCTTACGGAGAATATCAGGAATTTATTTTAGGAGAACAGGATCGATTCTTAAGAGCGGTGATCGCCGGAACTCCTGTGGATCAATCCATCTCTGCCGAAAAACACGCGTTAGGCGGTGAGATCATTCTCAGCGCGGATC
Coding sequences within it:
- a CDS encoding GMC oxidoreductase, giving the protein MKKYEAVVIGTGFGGAVNGCRLSKKWPGQVLILERGKRYPKGSFPRSPHDMSKNFWNVPEENSSRVRPKKLSRLNQTGLFDIRNYKHMDVVISAGLGGGSLIYANVFLEPPDHIFDERWPANVKKKSLTSYYKIVKEVLGSRPIPINDDPRRKIVRTELYQKFAKSAGRESKLADINVFFGNDFKKPTEIGLQEKNRYGAVQTSCVYCAECDIGCNTHSKNTLDLNYLFVAENKYKADVRTEHLVHKIVPLGPDGNDNPSAHGENGYRVYYRDFGGKTRELTSVVTKRVVVSAGTLGSTELLLRCKEEFKTLPDISDHLGLQFSGNGDFLSFAVKGKEPANPNYGPVITQYTDYNLFKSYDPKKAFVLQDASYPVFASYFAEAAIPWFLRIGFFFHMIGELFKRFLSGKIFGKVGYLLSELMKGDLSYTSAVLLCMGIDRADGRMVWDRKRGFQVQWPQKNSMSLYQAILGVMKDFASFIKADSYFPLPTWAWPIRNNVSVHPLGGCILGNSKVNAVTSADSKTFGQVFSYQGLYVADGSLSPTAIGANPSMTIAALSERVAEGITGIKPTAKL